Proteins encoded within one genomic window of Sinorhizobium sp. B11:
- a CDS encoding NmrA family NAD(P)-binding protein: MTILVTGATGRVGRRVVDQLLARNATVRVLTRDPLNARLPASVEIAHGDLLDIDAMRRSLNGIDTLFLLNAVTGDEFAQAIISLNIARQAGVRRIVYLSVFDADRAVNVPHFAVKWGAERMLHDMNFSATILRPTYFIDNEVMIKDVILDHGIYPMPIGSKGIAMVDTRDIGEVAAMELIRRDQGPETLPVETINLVGPHTLTGANVASIWSDLLGRQIVYAGDDPGPFEQRLSAGMPRWTAYEMRLMAERYVSDGMIPKEGDVERLTRMLGRPLHSYRDFAGEIIAAA; encoded by the coding sequence ATGACCATACTTGTTACCGGTGCCACCGGTCGGGTCGGCCGCCGCGTCGTCGATCAACTCCTCGCCCGCAACGCCACCGTGCGCGTCCTCACCCGCGACCCCTTGAACGCCCGCTTACCGGCCAGCGTGGAGATCGCCCACGGAGACCTGCTTGATATCGACGCCATGCGCAGGTCCTTGAATGGCATTGACACGCTCTTCCTGCTGAATGCCGTCACCGGCGATGAATTCGCCCAGGCGATCATCTCGCTCAATATCGCCCGGCAAGCGGGTGTGCGTCGGATCGTCTATCTGTCGGTGTTCGACGCCGATCGCGCGGTCAACGTGCCGCATTTTGCGGTCAAGTGGGGTGCAGAGCGCATGCTCCATGATATGAACTTCAGCGCCACGATCCTGCGCCCGACCTATTTTATCGATAACGAGGTCATGATTAAGGATGTTATCCTCGACCACGGTATCTACCCGATGCCGATCGGCAGCAAGGGTATTGCCATGGTGGATACCCGCGATATCGGCGAGGTAGCGGCGATGGAACTGATCCGACGTGACCAAGGCCCCGAGACATTGCCGGTTGAAACGATCAACCTGGTGGGGCCTCACACGCTTACTGGCGCGAATGTGGCGTCGATCTGGTCCGACCTGCTTGGGCGCCAGATCGTCTATGCAGGCGATGACCCGGGTCCATTCGAGCAGAGACTTTCTGCCGGCATGCCGAGATGGACAGCCTACGAGATGCGCCTCATGGCCGAACGCTACGTCAGCGACGGCATGATACCAAAAGAGGGTGATGTCGAGCGACTGACGCGGATGCTGGGTCGTCCGTTACATTCCTACCGCGACTTCGCAGGTGAGATCATTGCCGCAGCCTGA
- a CDS encoding Crp/Fnr family transcriptional regulator, whose translation MGLPKQSLMRNKLLALLPEPDYTQLTAEFEHVDLPRGLKLTSAGGFVDHVYFPASGIASVVVTTPEGHRAEAGLFGFNGFVPTSAAAGVALSAHDVSVQVQGEGYRIDSARFCQWMEQNRNFARLLARSTEAFSVQVAYTAISNAIHDINQRLARWLLMCHDRVSGHELALTHEFIALMLAVRRPSVTTSLHMLEGNGLIRADRAMITIRNRSGLEEFAKDAYGKPEEAYRRLMQGVF comes from the coding sequence GTGGGCCTTCCCAAGCAGTCCCTGATGCGAAACAAGCTTCTGGCCTTGTTGCCGGAGCCAGATTATACGCAGCTTACGGCCGAATTCGAGCACGTCGACCTGCCTCGCGGGCTGAAGCTGACGAGCGCTGGCGGCTTTGTCGATCACGTCTATTTCCCGGCCTCTGGTATCGCTTCGGTCGTCGTCACAACGCCGGAAGGACATCGGGCAGAGGCTGGCCTCTTTGGCTTTAACGGCTTCGTGCCGACGAGCGCTGCTGCTGGCGTGGCGTTAAGCGCGCATGATGTTTCTGTCCAAGTTCAAGGTGAGGGCTATCGAATCGATTCCGCCCGATTTTGCCAATGGATGGAGCAGAACCGAAACTTCGCCAGGCTGCTCGCTCGATCAACCGAGGCTTTTTCCGTCCAGGTGGCTTATACAGCCATTTCCAACGCGATTCACGATATCAACCAAAGGCTCGCCCGTTGGTTGCTCATGTGCCACGATAGGGTTTCCGGACACGAGCTAGCCCTTACCCATGAGTTTATCGCTCTCATGCTGGCGGTTCGCCGCCCGAGCGTGACGACATCCCTTCACATGCTGGAGGGTAACGGTCTTATTCGAGCCGATCGCGCCATGATCACCATTCGAAACAGATCCGGGCTGGAAGAATTCGCCAAGGATGCCTACGGCAAGCCCGAGGAAGCGTACCGTCGCCTGATGCAGGGTGTCTTCTGA
- a CDS encoding LysR substrate-binding domain-containing protein yields the protein MDLVALSDFNLVARHGGVGRAGVRLFERGARLLTLTEEGRTLFARTGALLTELDETAKEIASGAQTPRGHLRISAPLLFSQTAMGKLAAGFIAKYPAVHLQVTTEDRAVDMVEEAYDLVIRVNPKPDESLVGRVFLHDRLVVVANPALARPSTDDAVPAIVRGPMASAETWDVITPDGLSQIAARPILSLSSFFMVRDAVRAGVGAAPLPLSFVSSEIAAGTLVTWGEVQGHRTSLWALYPTRRLLNARVSAFLEHLKAAFPEGSPEELAGYMER from the coding sequence ATGGACCTTGTCGCACTCTCCGATTTCAACCTGGTTGCCCGGCACGGAGGGGTCGGACGCGCTGGTGTGCGCTTGTTTGAGCGTGGCGCGCGCCTACTGACGCTGACGGAGGAGGGACGGACACTCTTTGCGCGCACCGGCGCTCTGCTGACTGAGCTCGACGAAACGGCGAAGGAGATCGCATCAGGCGCGCAGACGCCGCGCGGGCACTTGCGCATCAGTGCGCCGCTTTTGTTTTCGCAGACCGCAATGGGAAAGCTCGCAGCCGGGTTCATCGCGAAATATCCCGCCGTTCACCTCCAGGTCACGACGGAAGACAGGGCGGTGGACATGGTCGAAGAGGCTTACGACCTAGTCATCCGTGTCAATCCGAAGCCGGACGAAAGCCTCGTCGGGCGCGTCTTCCTACACGATCGCCTCGTCGTCGTCGCCAATCCGGCCCTTGCTCGCCCGAGCACAGACGATGCTGTTCCCGCTATCGTTCGTGGACCGATGGCTAGCGCCGAAACTTGGGACGTCATTACCCCGGATGGACTGTCGCAAATCGCAGCAAGGCCGATCCTAAGCCTTTCCTCATTCTTCATGGTGCGCGACGCTGTTCGCGCAGGGGTCGGCGCCGCGCCTCTGCCGCTCTCGTTCGTCAGTTCCGAGATCGCGGCCGGTACCCTTGTCACGTGGGGCGAGGTGCAGGGACATCGAACCAGCCTCTGGGCACTCTATCCGACGCGGCGGCTCCTCAATGCACGCGTGTCGGCATTTCTGGAGCACCTGAAGGCCGCCTTTCCCGAAGGATCGCCCGAAGAGCTTGCTGGTTATATGGAAAGATGA
- a CDS encoding Crp/Fnr family transcriptional regulator, protein MPDHEIQNIAPALHPVDLPRGTVIVGVDRVIDHVYFLCRGIGSVVAVSADGLRGEAGMFGREGFSPTSAGVGGTISIHEVLIQISGSGFRMSLAAMHSLINQNPVFANLLARFIQSLVSQISFTAFCNANYQVGERLARWLLMCHDRMDGDEITLTHDFISLVLSVRRPSVTNAIHVLEGRKLILAERGRITIRDRKGLEDFAGGAYGKPEQEYRRLIGEI, encoded by the coding sequence TTGCCCGACCATGAAATTCAAAATATAGCGCCAGCGCTTCACCCGGTTGATCTGCCACGCGGCACCGTCATTGTCGGCGTCGATCGCGTCATCGATCACGTTTACTTCCTCTGTCGCGGCATCGGATCGGTCGTCGCGGTTTCAGCGGACGGGCTGAGAGGAGAAGCGGGCATGTTCGGTCGCGAAGGCTTCTCGCCGACATCAGCCGGCGTGGGTGGCACGATCAGCATTCACGAGGTCCTAATCCAGATCTCCGGATCCGGTTTTCGAATGTCGCTTGCAGCTATGCATTCCTTGATTAATCAAAACCCGGTCTTTGCCAATCTCCTGGCGCGATTCATTCAAAGTCTCGTCTCGCAGATCTCTTTTACAGCTTTTTGTAATGCCAATTACCAGGTCGGGGAACGTTTGGCCCGTTGGTTGCTAATGTGTCACGATCGCATGGATGGAGATGAAATCACGCTCACGCATGATTTCATCTCGCTCGTTCTGTCGGTTCGAAGGCCGAGCGTAACGAACGCGATCCATGTCCTGGAGGGCAGGAAGCTTATCCTTGCAGAGCGCGGTCGCATCACGATCCGGGATCGAAAGGGGCTGGAAGACTTTGCCGGCGGCGCTTATGGAAAGCCGGAGCAGGAATACCGACGGCTCATTGGCGAAATCTAG